The following proteins are encoded in a genomic region of Burkholderia pyrrocinia:
- a CDS encoding MliC family protein: MIRQTLAALALAGTAVSVAHAAQLTVEEIDADSRQLAVYQCANQKQPVRVSYWLAGNGQSFALVPVNGRQLLFVDTVSASGARYQAGRYTWWTKGKEATLRDEIADQKAPPLLADCVQVEKKKKKG; this comes from the coding sequence ATGATTCGCCAAACCCTCGCCGCGCTCGCGCTCGCCGGCACCGCCGTTTCCGTCGCGCATGCCGCGCAACTGACCGTCGAGGAAATCGACGCCGATTCGCGCCAGCTGGCCGTCTACCAGTGCGCGAACCAGAAGCAGCCCGTGCGCGTGTCGTACTGGCTCGCGGGCAACGGTCAGAGCTTCGCGCTCGTGCCGGTCAACGGGCGGCAGTTGCTGTTCGTCGATACCGTATCGGCCTCGGGCGCACGCTACCAGGCCGGTCGCTATACGTGGTGGACGAAGGGCAAGGAAGCGACGCTGCGCGACGAGATCGCCGACCAGAAGGCGCCGCCGCTGCTTGCCGACTGCGTGCAGGTCGAGAAGAAAAAGAAGAAGGGCTGA
- a CDS encoding DUF6726 family protein: MASRWLHIGKLGAALALAASLAGCGLAAAPCRVASAGLKIVPLVGHVAAAPTDACADVIDP; this comes from the coding sequence ATGGCGTCGAGGTGGCTGCATATCGGGAAGCTGGGCGCCGCGCTGGCGCTTGCCGCGAGTCTCGCGGGTTGCGGCCTCGCGGCCGCGCCGTGCCGGGTGGCATCGGCCGGGCTCAAGATCGTGCCGCTCGTCGGCCATGTCGCGGCCGCGCCGACCGACGCATGCGCCGACGTCATCGATCCCTGA
- the purT gene encoding formate-dependent phosphoribosylglycinamide formyltransferase: MQIGQRLGTPLSPSATRVMLLGAGELGKEVIIALQWLGVEVVAVDRYPDAPGHQVAHRAHVIDMTDAAALRAIVEAERPHLIVPEIEAIATDALAAIEAAGLAEVIPTARATQLTMNREGIRRLAAEELGLPTSPYAFAESFEAFSAAVAKIGMPCVVKPVMSSSGKGQSVVKTEADVKPAWDYAMAGGRVNHGRVIVEGFIDFEYEITQLTVRAIDPATLGTRTYFCEPVGHVQVAGDYVESWQPQPMSAVALEKSRDIAHKVTEALGGRGMFGVELFVRGDDVWFSEVSPRPHDTGLVTLASQRQSEFELHARAILGLPVDPALGTPAASAVIYGGLDERGIAFEGVRDALAVPGADLRLFGKPESFAKRRMGVALATGATVDEARERAQRAAAAVRPVSAR, encoded by the coding sequence ATGCAGATCGGTCAGCGGCTCGGTACGCCGCTTTCACCTTCGGCCACGCGCGTCATGCTGCTCGGCGCCGGCGAGCTCGGCAAGGAAGTCATCATCGCGTTGCAGTGGCTCGGCGTCGAAGTCGTCGCGGTCGACCGCTATCCGGACGCGCCGGGCCATCAGGTCGCGCATCGCGCGCACGTGATCGACATGACGGACGCCGCCGCGCTGCGGGCGATCGTCGAGGCCGAGCGCCCGCACCTGATCGTGCCCGAGATCGAGGCGATCGCGACCGATGCGCTCGCGGCGATCGAGGCGGCCGGTCTCGCCGAGGTGATTCCGACCGCGCGCGCGACGCAGCTCACGATGAACCGCGAAGGAATCCGCCGGCTCGCGGCCGAGGAGCTCGGCCTGCCGACGTCGCCGTATGCGTTCGCGGAATCGTTCGAAGCGTTCAGCGCGGCCGTCGCGAAGATCGGCATGCCGTGCGTCGTGAAGCCCGTGATGTCGTCGTCGGGCAAGGGGCAGTCGGTCGTGAAGACCGAGGCCGACGTGAAGCCCGCGTGGGACTACGCGATGGCGGGCGGGCGCGTGAACCACGGCCGCGTGATCGTCGAGGGCTTCATCGATTTCGAATACGAGATCACGCAGCTGACCGTGCGCGCGATCGACCCGGCGACGCTCGGCACGCGCACCTACTTCTGCGAGCCGGTCGGCCACGTGCAGGTCGCGGGCGACTACGTCGAATCGTGGCAGCCGCAGCCGATGAGCGCGGTGGCGCTCGAGAAGTCGCGCGACATCGCGCACAAGGTCACCGAGGCACTCGGCGGGCGCGGGATGTTCGGCGTCGAGCTGTTCGTGCGCGGCGACGACGTGTGGTTCTCCGAGGTGAGCCCGCGGCCGCACGATACGGGCCTCGTCACGCTCGCGTCGCAGCGCCAGTCGGAATTCGAACTGCACGCGCGCGCGATTCTCGGGCTGCCGGTCGATCCGGCGCTCGGTACGCCGGCCGCGTCGGCCGTGATCTACGGCGGGCTCGACGAGCGCGGGATCGCGTTCGAAGGCGTGCGCGACGCGCTCGCGGTGCCGGGCGCCGACCTGCGCCTGTTCGGCAAACCGGAAAGTTTTGCGAAGCGGCGCATGGGCGTCGCGCTGGCGACCGGCGCGACCGTCGACGAAGCCCGCGAACGCGCGCAGCGCGCCGCCGCGGCCGTGCGGCCCGTGTCGGCCCGCTGA
- a CDS encoding META domain-containing protein — MSHLFAAARARTGLLRPLRAPLCALTLATLLAACAMPTHPDSAAPAPDPYNPAAVQLLDDTRWELTSWLNADGTPRTVPHGDNGEPIKLALSTESGIRRASGFSGCNRYMGTYAIKNGLLSFGPLAGTRMACPNTLGGQLEHAYLDALAHIEKTGVQMREPQQLQIVTDAGATLTFTHRSP; from the coding sequence ATGTCCCACCTGTTCGCAGCCGCACGCGCACGCACCGGCCTGCTTCGCCCGCTGCGCGCGCCGCTCTGCGCGTTGACGCTTGCCACGCTTCTCGCCGCCTGCGCGATGCCGACCCACCCCGATTCCGCCGCCCCCGCGCCCGACCCGTACAACCCGGCCGCCGTCCAGCTGCTCGACGATACGCGCTGGGAACTCACCAGCTGGCTGAACGCCGACGGCACGCCGCGCACGGTCCCGCACGGCGACAACGGCGAGCCGATCAAGCTCGCGCTGTCGACCGAATCGGGCATCCGGCGCGCCAGCGGGTTCTCGGGCTGCAACCGCTACATGGGCACCTACGCGATCAAGAACGGCCTGCTGAGCTTCGGGCCGCTCGCCGGCACGCGGATGGCCTGCCCGAATACGCTCGGCGGCCAGCTCGAGCACGCGTACCTCGACGCGCTCGCGCACATCGAGAAGACCGGCGTGCAGATGCGCGAGCCGCAGCAATTGCAGATCGTGACCGATGCCGGCGCAACGCTGACCTTCACGCACCGGAGCCCCTGA